One Calonectris borealis chromosome 15, bCalBor7.hap1.2, whole genome shotgun sequence DNA segment encodes these proteins:
- the LCP2 gene encoding lymphocyte cytosolic protein 2 isoform X2 has translation MDLRNIPYRSDVVTWNPDDLAEYFRTLKYKDCEKVVRKHSINGQRFLNMSENDIQKFPKLRVPIVSKLSQEINRNEGRLSFFPKWAQTQKCPENPGYSQEDGGWSSFDEDDDYESPDDDQEKEDEADYESPTEEPEEAEHDSDGYEPPPSNNDEAHHNVIFPAKSLANNTDYIDRPPTTRSSHQPPVPPQRPGPSPVPASFGGRCASLPAFPPPPSNNDLSRDRNIKPLKPPAPSIDRSTKPPLDRLAPPFERESQVSGRKPGFPEKPLTSQLRSLGEQLAMMPKPPVPPCDRYERGNPSPLRKQTPVKQGWPPHKKNEEEDDTAPQRPVPQLSLPPYSSNTFPSKSVKPPPKPGSNSMPGAESARNLSSSGSLPPRLHLGNNSRSPSRGTADIRPPLPIPSRQTVHQTNVEEDEDLLNDEWYVAYVSRPEAEAALRKINKDGTFLVRDSSRKTATHPYVLMVLYRDKVYNIQIRYQEQNHIYLLGTGLKGKEDFSSVADIIDYFQRTPLLLIDGKDRGSRNQCMLKYAAGHM, from the exons AACATGTCTGAAAATGACATTCAGAAATTTCCGAAACTCAGAGTGCC aattgtAAGTAAACTAAGtcaagaaataaacagaaatgaagggaggctatctttctttccaaaatg GGCCCAAACACAAAAATGTCCTGAAAATCCAG GATACAGTCAAGAAGACGGTGGCTGGTCTTCATTT GATGAAGATGATGACTATGAAAGCCCTGATGATGACcaggaaaaggaagatgaggCTGACTATGAATCACCAACAGAAGAACCTGAGGAAGCAGAACATGACAGTGATGGCTATGAGCCACCTCCATCCAATAATGATGAAGCACACCACAATGTCATATTTCCTGCCAAGTCACTTGCAAACAACACAGATTATAtag acaGACCTCCAACAACTAGATCATCACATCAGCCTCCAGTACCTCCCCAGCGACCTGGTCCATCCCCAGTACCAGCCTCATTTGGGGGAAGATGTGCTTCT ctGCCAGCTTTTCCTCCTCCACCAAGCAACAATGACTTGAGTAGAGACAGAAATATCAAGCCTTTGAAAC CCCCAGCTCCTTCTATAGACAGAAGCACAAAACCTCCACTGGATCGTCTTGCTCCACCATTTGAAAGAGAAAGCCAAGTATCAG GGAGGAAGCCAGGCTTTCCTGAAAAG CCTCTGACTTCACAGCTAAG ATCCCTGGGGGAACAGCTAGCAATGATGCCAAAACCTCCTGTCCCACCATGTGACAGATATGAAAGAGGCAATCCATCTCCTCTTAGGAAACAAACCCCTGTAAA aCAGGGTTGgccaccacacaaaaaaaatgaa GAAGAAGACGACA CTGCACCCCAAAGACCAGTGCCACAGCTATCTTTGCCCCCATACAGCTCCAATACATTCCCATCCAAATCTGTCAAGCCTCCACCTAAGCCAGGATCCAACAGTATGCCTGGTGCAGAAAG tgctaGAAACCTGTCTTCAAGTGGCTCACTACCACCACGCTTACATCTAG GCAACAACAGCAGATCTCCTTCAAGAGGCACAGCTGACATAAGACCTCCATTGCCAATTCCTAGCAGACAGACTGTTCACCAAACGAATGTGGAGGAAGATGAG GACTTACTAAATGATGAATGGTACGTTGCTTATGTTAGCCGCccagaagcagaagcagctcttCGAAAAATAAACAAG gaTGGAACATTCTTGGTAAGAGACAGCTCAAGAAAAACTGCTACTCATCCATATGTACTGATGGTGTTGTACAGAGATAAAGTATACAACATCCAGATTCGTTACCAGGAGCAAAATCACATATATTTGTTAGGAACCGGCTTAAAAGGAAAAGAG gatttttcttctgtagcagATATCATTGATTACTTCCAAAGAACACCTCTTCTTCTGATTGATGGAAAAGACAGAGGTTCAAGAAACCAGTGCATGTTAAAATATGCTGCAGGACATATGTAA
- the LCP2 gene encoding lymphocyte cytosolic protein 2 isoform X3 — protein sequence MSENDIQKFPKLRVPIVSKLSQEINRNEGRLSFFPKWAQTQKCPENPGYSQEDGGWSSFDEDDDYESPDDDQEKEDEADYESPTEEPEEAEHDSDGYEPPPSNNDEAHHNVIFPAKSLANNTDYIDRPPTTRSSHQPPVPPQRPGPSPVPASFGGRCASLPAFPPPPSNNDLSRDRNIKPLKPPAPSIDRSTKPPLDRLAPPFERESQVSGRKPGFPEKPLTSQLRSLGEQLAMMPKPPVPPCDRYERGNPSPLRKQTPVKQGWPPHKKNEVSIVAAPQRPVPQLSLPPYSSNTFPSKSVKPPPKPGSNSMPGAESARNLSSSGSLPPRLHLGNNSRSPSRGTADIRPPLPIPSRQTVHQTNVEEDEDLLNDEWYVAYVSRPEAEAALRKINKDGTFLVRDSSRKTATHPYVLMVLYRDKVYNIQIRYQEQNHIYLLGTGLKGKEDFSSVADIIDYFQRTPLLLIDGKDRGSRNQCMLKYAAGHM from the exons ATGTCTGAAAATGACATTCAGAAATTTCCGAAACTCAGAGTGCC aattgtAAGTAAACTAAGtcaagaaataaacagaaatgaagggaggctatctttctttccaaaatg GGCCCAAACACAAAAATGTCCTGAAAATCCAG GATACAGTCAAGAAGACGGTGGCTGGTCTTCATTT GATGAAGATGATGACTATGAAAGCCCTGATGATGACcaggaaaaggaagatgaggCTGACTATGAATCACCAACAGAAGAACCTGAGGAAGCAGAACATGACAGTGATGGCTATGAGCCACCTCCATCCAATAATGATGAAGCACACCACAATGTCATATTTCCTGCCAAGTCACTTGCAAACAACACAGATTATAtag acaGACCTCCAACAACTAGATCATCACATCAGCCTCCAGTACCTCCCCAGCGACCTGGTCCATCCCCAGTACCAGCCTCATTTGGGGGAAGATGTGCTTCT ctGCCAGCTTTTCCTCCTCCACCAAGCAACAATGACTTGAGTAGAGACAGAAATATCAAGCCTTTGAAAC CCCCAGCTCCTTCTATAGACAGAAGCACAAAACCTCCACTGGATCGTCTTGCTCCACCATTTGAAAGAGAAAGCCAAGTATCAG GGAGGAAGCCAGGCTTTCCTGAAAAG CCTCTGACTTCACAGCTAAG ATCCCTGGGGGAACAGCTAGCAATGATGCCAAAACCTCCTGTCCCACCATGTGACAGATATGAAAGAGGCAATCCATCTCCTCTTAGGAAACAAACCCCTGTAAA aCAGGGTTGgccaccacacaaaaaaaatgaagtaagtaTAGT aGCTGCACCCCAAAGACCAGTGCCACAGCTATCTTTGCCCCCATACAGCTCCAATACATTCCCATCCAAATCTGTCAAGCCTCCACCTAAGCCAGGATCCAACAGTATGCCTGGTGCAGAAAG tgctaGAAACCTGTCTTCAAGTGGCTCACTACCACCACGCTTACATCTAG GCAACAACAGCAGATCTCCTTCAAGAGGCACAGCTGACATAAGACCTCCATTGCCAATTCCTAGCAGACAGACTGTTCACCAAACGAATGTGGAGGAAGATGAG GACTTACTAAATGATGAATGGTACGTTGCTTATGTTAGCCGCccagaagcagaagcagctcttCGAAAAATAAACAAG gaTGGAACATTCTTGGTAAGAGACAGCTCAAGAAAAACTGCTACTCATCCATATGTACTGATGGTGTTGTACAGAGATAAAGTATACAACATCCAGATTCGTTACCAGGAGCAAAATCACATATATTTGTTAGGAACCGGCTTAAAAGGAAAAGAG gatttttcttctgtagcagATATCATTGATTACTTCCAAAGAACACCTCTTCTTCTGATTGATGGAAAAGACAGAGGTTCAAGAAACCAGTGCATGTTAAAATATGCTGCAGGACATATGTAA
- the LCP2 gene encoding lymphocyte cytosolic protein 2 isoform X1 codes for MDLRNIPYRSDVVTWNPDDLAEYFRTLKYKDCEKVVRKHSINGQRFLNMSENDIQKFPKLRVPIVSKLSQEINRNEGRLSFFPKWAQTQKCPENPGYSQEDGGWSSFDEDDDYESPDDDQEKEDEADYESPTEEPEEAEHDSDGYEPPPSNNDEAHHNVIFPAKSLANNTDYIDRPPTTRSSHQPPVPPQRPGPSPVPASFGGRCASLPAFPPPPSNNDLSRDRNIKPLKPPAPSIDRSTKPPLDRLAPPFERESQVSGRKPGFPEKPLTSQLRSLGEQLAMMPKPPVPPCDRYERGNPSPLRKQTPVKQGWPPHKKNEVSIVAAPQRPVPQLSLPPYSSNTFPSKSVKPPPKPGSNSMPGAESARNLSSSGSLPPRLHLGNNSRSPSRGTADIRPPLPIPSRQTVHQTNVEEDEDLLNDEWYVAYVSRPEAEAALRKINKDGTFLVRDSSRKTATHPYVLMVLYRDKVYNIQIRYQEQNHIYLLGTGLKGKEDFSSVADIIDYFQRTPLLLIDGKDRGSRNQCMLKYAAGHM; via the exons AACATGTCTGAAAATGACATTCAGAAATTTCCGAAACTCAGAGTGCC aattgtAAGTAAACTAAGtcaagaaataaacagaaatgaagggaggctatctttctttccaaaatg GGCCCAAACACAAAAATGTCCTGAAAATCCAG GATACAGTCAAGAAGACGGTGGCTGGTCTTCATTT GATGAAGATGATGACTATGAAAGCCCTGATGATGACcaggaaaaggaagatgaggCTGACTATGAATCACCAACAGAAGAACCTGAGGAAGCAGAACATGACAGTGATGGCTATGAGCCACCTCCATCCAATAATGATGAAGCACACCACAATGTCATATTTCCTGCCAAGTCACTTGCAAACAACACAGATTATAtag acaGACCTCCAACAACTAGATCATCACATCAGCCTCCAGTACCTCCCCAGCGACCTGGTCCATCCCCAGTACCAGCCTCATTTGGGGGAAGATGTGCTTCT ctGCCAGCTTTTCCTCCTCCACCAAGCAACAATGACTTGAGTAGAGACAGAAATATCAAGCCTTTGAAAC CCCCAGCTCCTTCTATAGACAGAAGCACAAAACCTCCACTGGATCGTCTTGCTCCACCATTTGAAAGAGAAAGCCAAGTATCAG GGAGGAAGCCAGGCTTTCCTGAAAAG CCTCTGACTTCACAGCTAAG ATCCCTGGGGGAACAGCTAGCAATGATGCCAAAACCTCCTGTCCCACCATGTGACAGATATGAAAGAGGCAATCCATCTCCTCTTAGGAAACAAACCCCTGTAAA aCAGGGTTGgccaccacacaaaaaaaatgaagtaagtaTAGT aGCTGCACCCCAAAGACCAGTGCCACAGCTATCTTTGCCCCCATACAGCTCCAATACATTCCCATCCAAATCTGTCAAGCCTCCACCTAAGCCAGGATCCAACAGTATGCCTGGTGCAGAAAG tgctaGAAACCTGTCTTCAAGTGGCTCACTACCACCACGCTTACATCTAG GCAACAACAGCAGATCTCCTTCAAGAGGCACAGCTGACATAAGACCTCCATTGCCAATTCCTAGCAGACAGACTGTTCACCAAACGAATGTGGAGGAAGATGAG GACTTACTAAATGATGAATGGTACGTTGCTTATGTTAGCCGCccagaagcagaagcagctcttCGAAAAATAAACAAG gaTGGAACATTCTTGGTAAGAGACAGCTCAAGAAAAACTGCTACTCATCCATATGTACTGATGGTGTTGTACAGAGATAAAGTATACAACATCCAGATTCGTTACCAGGAGCAAAATCACATATATTTGTTAGGAACCGGCTTAAAAGGAAAAGAG gatttttcttctgtagcagATATCATTGATTACTTCCAAAGAACACCTCTTCTTCTGATTGATGGAAAAGACAGAGGTTCAAGAAACCAGTGCATGTTAAAATATGCTGCAGGACATATGTAA